A stretch of DNA from Staphylococcus sp. KG4-3:
AGACCTGGTGTTAAATCAGATTCATGTATAATAGTAGGAATCTTTAAAGATTTAGCTGCTATAACTACAGGTACAGAAACAAACCCACCTTTAGAAAATAATAAATCAGGTTTTTCCTTTTTTAATACACTTCTCGCGTCTAATATACCCTTTAAAACTTTAAACACATCTTTGATATTATCCCATGATATATATCGTCTCAATTTACCGCTAGATATCGAATGATATTTAATAGAAGGTAACTGAGATTCGATCATTTCACGTTCAATGCCTTTTTTTGAACCGATGTAAAAGGCTTCATAACCTTCTTCGAGTGCAGTTGGAATTAAACTTAAATTAACTGATACATGACCAACTGTGCCTCCACCGGTAAATGCGATTTTCGTCATATTATTACCTCTATTCTTCTAATTTTTTATAATAGGCATAAAATGGTTCCCCTTTATTAAAAGGATGATAATCAATCTCTATTTCGCCTACTTTATTAAATCCAAACTTACTAAATAGAGCTTGCGCACGCTTATTTAATGCAAAAGTATCTGTCAATATCACATGAATATCATGGTCAAGTGCAAGATTAACTGCAAAATCAAATAATTGTGTTGCAGCCCCTTTATAGCTTGCTGAACCGGCAAGTCTATGAATGACATATGCACCTTGTCTATTAACAGGCCATTCTAAATTATCATACCACTCTGCTTGTTCTTGGTCGACAACTATAAATGCAAAAATTTCATCATTTTCTTCTAGTACAAAGAGTGCTTCTTTCTCTATATCTTTCTTAAAATGTTCTTCTAAAGGATAGTGTTCATCCCACTGATTATTGTCATCTTCTTGCATAGTTGCTTTAGCTTCTTCAACAATATTTAATATACTTAACAAATCATTTTTGTTAGCAATTCTAATCATGAAACTTATACCTCTCTAATTTTAATTTATTGTTTTTAAAAGTTTATTGAGTACAGTATCTTCTTTATTTGCCTTATTTACTAATTGTTGTGTGAACTTCTCATTTGTTTCTTTATTAAAAGTGCCATTCACTTTTAAGTCATTTTCTTTTTGGAATGACTTAATTGCAGTTTCTAGTGAGTTATCAAACTCATTGGATTCATTTGACGTCTTATGACCTAATGCAGTTAAACCTACTTTTATTGTTTTAACATTTTTATCATTATCACCCAAGTGGTACGTTTTATCATTAGGAATGACATTTAAAGATTGATATGCTGGTTCGCTTATTTTAGTATCAGGTTCAATACCTTTGCCATGTATATAATGAGATTTTGGTGTTAACCATTTCATATTAGTGAATTTTAATAAGGAGCCATCATCAAATTCGTGTGTTGTTTGAACAATACCTTTACCAAATGTTTTAGCACCATAAACTTTTGCCTTATCATAGTCTTTCATAGCGCCAGTAAAAACTTCTGAGGCGCTGGCTGATCCTTTATTAACTAAAATAGATACGTCCATATCGTTTGCTTCTTTTAAAGCATCATTTGAAGTCTGTATCTTTTCTTTGTGTTTGCCTTTTTCAAGTTGAACTACAGTTTCTCCCTTATCTATGAAAATATTAGCCATTTTTACAGCCTCATCTAAAAGGCCCCCAGGATTATTGCGTAAATCTAAAACGATTTTCCGTACACCATCTTTATGTGCTTTAATCAATGATGATTTTAATTCGCCAGAAGTACTATTTTGAAATTTATTAATTGTAAAGACACCCACATTTTTATATTTTTCATATTCAACGCTTTTTACATGGATTTTATCACGTTTAATTGTAATATCATGCGTTTGATTAGCTCGTTCAATAGTTAAAGTAACGTTTGTACCTTGTTTGCCTCTCACTTTTTTAACAATAGCCTCTAAAGGTTGTCCTTTTATGGATTTACCATCCACTTTTTTAACGATATCTTTTGGTTGTATACCTGCTTTTTCTGCTGGTGATTGTTTCATCGGACTTGTAATTTCAATTTTATCATCCTTTTTTTGCATTTCTGCGCCAATACCAACAAAATCACCAGAAACATCTTCATTAAATGATTTTGTTTCATCCTTTGTCATGTAATCTGAATAAGGATCATCTAAATCTTTTACCATACCATCAATTGCTGCAGAAGAAAGTTTTTCAGGATTTGTATCTTTGTAATATTCATTATTTAAAGTTTTATAAACTTCTTCTATCTTTTGTACTTCATGCCTTTGGTTGCTTGTTAAACCACTTTTCCAATTACTTATCCATATTGTAGCGAAAACAGTAATTACTGCTGTAACAAGTATGGTAGCTAATAATAGTAAAATGAAATAACTACGTTTGAATTTAAAATTTTTTGAATTTGTATGTTGATTTTTATCTTCGTTTGTATCAATATTTTGTTCGTTTATGTCTTTATGATCTGACATTTAATCACTTCCAATACATATGTATAAATAAAATCTATCCAT
This window harbors:
- a CDS encoding GNAT family N-acetyltransferase produces the protein MIRIANKNDLLSILNIVEEAKATMQEDDNNQWDEHYPLEEHFKKDIEKEALFVLEENDEIFAFIVVDQEQAEWYDNLEWPVNRQGAYVIHRLAGSASYKGAATQLFDFAVNLALDHDIHVILTDTFALNKRAQALFSKFGFNKVGEIEIDYHPFNKGEPFYAYYKKLEE
- a CDS encoding S41 family peptidase, whose protein sequence is MSDHKDINEQNIDTNEDKNQHTNSKNFKFKRSYFILLLLATILVTAVITVFATIWISNWKSGLTSNQRHEVQKIEEVYKTLNNEYYKDTNPEKLSSAAIDGMVKDLDDPYSDYMTKDETKSFNEDVSGDFVGIGAEMQKKDDKIEITSPMKQSPAEKAGIQPKDIVKKVDGKSIKGQPLEAIVKKVRGKQGTNVTLTIERANQTHDITIKRDKIHVKSVEYEKYKNVGVFTINKFQNSTSGELKSSLIKAHKDGVRKIVLDLRNNPGGLLDEAVKMANIFIDKGETVVQLEKGKHKEKIQTSNDALKEANDMDVSILVNKGSASASEVFTGAMKDYDKAKVYGAKTFGKGIVQTTHEFDDGSLLKFTNMKWLTPKSHYIHGKGIEPDTKISEPAYQSLNVIPNDKTYHLGDNDKNVKTIKVGLTALGHKTSNESNEFDNSLETAIKSFQKENDLKVNGTFNKETNEKFTQQLVNKANKEDTVLNKLLKTIN